In Panthera leo isolate Ple1 chromosome E3, P.leo_Ple1_pat1.1, whole genome shotgun sequence, a genomic segment contains:
- the NMRAL1 gene encoding nmrA-like family domain-containing protein 1 isoform X2 encodes MADKKLVVVFGATGAQGGSVARTLLEDGTFRVRVVTRDPRQRAARELRLQGAEVVRGDQDDEASMELALTGAHATFIVTNYWENCSQEQEVKQGKLLADVAKRLGLRYVVYSGLENIRKLTAGRLAAGHFDGKGEVEEYFRDIGVPMTSVRLACYFENLLSYFLPQKAPDGKSYLLNDPRGLREV; translated from the exons ATGGCGGACAAGAAACTGGTGGTGGTGTTTGGAGCCACAG GTGCTCAGGGAGGCTCAGTGGCCCGGACGCTCCTGGAAGATGGGACATTCAGGGTCCGAGTGGTCACTCGAGACCCTAGGCAGAGGGCAGCAAGGGAGCTGAGGCTGCAGGGTGCAGAAGTGGTGCGGGGAGACCAGGATGACGAGGCCAGCATGGAGCTGGCCCTGACCGGGGCCCATGCTACCTTCATCGTGACCAACTACTGGGAAAACTGCAGCCAGGAGCAGGAGGTCAagcag GGAAAGCTGCTGGCCGATGTGGCCAAGCGCCTGGGCCTTCGCTACGTGGTCTACAGTGGCTTGGAGAACATCAGGAAGCTAACGGCCGGGAGGCTGGCAGCGGGCCACTTTGACGGCAAAGGGGAGGTGGAGGAATATTTCCGGGACATCGGAGTTCCCATGACCAGCGTGCGGCTGGCCTGCTATTTTGAGAACCTGCTCTCCTACTTCCTGCCCCAGAAAGCTCCAGATGGAAAGAGCTACTTGCTGA ATGACCCCAGAGGACTACGAGAAGTATGA
- the NMRAL1 gene encoding nmrA-like family domain-containing protein 1 isoform X1: MADKKLVVVFGATGAQGGSVARTLLEDGTFRVRVVTRDPRQRAARELRLQGAEVVRGDQDDEASMELALTGAHATFIVTNYWENCSQEQEVKQGKLLADVAKRLGLRYVVYSGLENIRKLTAGRLAAGHFDGKGEVEEYFRDIGVPMTSVRLACYFENLLSYFLPQKAPDGKSYLLSLPMGDVPMDGISVTDLGPVVLSLLKMPEEYIGRNIGLSTCRHTVEEYAALLSKHTGKAVRSAKMTPEDYEKYDFPGARDLANMFRFYALKPDRDIELTLRLNPKAKTLDQWLEQHKGDFAGL; this comes from the exons ATGGCGGACAAGAAACTGGTGGTGGTGTTTGGAGCCACAG GTGCTCAGGGAGGCTCAGTGGCCCGGACGCTCCTGGAAGATGGGACATTCAGGGTCCGAGTGGTCACTCGAGACCCTAGGCAGAGGGCAGCAAGGGAGCTGAGGCTGCAGGGTGCAGAAGTGGTGCGGGGAGACCAGGATGACGAGGCCAGCATGGAGCTGGCCCTGACCGGGGCCCATGCTACCTTCATCGTGACCAACTACTGGGAAAACTGCAGCCAGGAGCAGGAGGTCAagcag GGAAAGCTGCTGGCCGATGTGGCCAAGCGCCTGGGCCTTCGCTACGTGGTCTACAGTGGCTTGGAGAACATCAGGAAGCTAACGGCCGGGAGGCTGGCAGCGGGCCACTTTGACGGCAAAGGGGAGGTGGAGGAATATTTCCGGGACATCGGAGTTCCCATGACCAGCGTGCGGCTGGCCTGCTATTTTGAGAACCTGCTCTCCTACTTCCTGCCCCAGAAAGCTCCAGATGGAAAGAGCTACTTGCTGA gCTTGCCCATGGGTGATGTGCCCATGGACGGCATATCTGTGACCGACCTGGGTCCCGTGGTGCTAAGCCTGCTGAAGATGCCAGAAGAATACATCGGCCGGAACATCGGGCTCAGTACCTGCAGGCACACGGTGGAAGAGTATGCCGCCCTGCTCTCCAAGCACACCGGCAAGGCCGTGCGCAGTGCCAAG ATGACCCCAGAGGACTACGAGAAGTATGACTTCCCTGGCGCCCGAGACCTTGCCAACATGTTCCGTTTCTATGCCCTGAAACCTGACCGTGACATCGAACTGACCCTGAGACTCAACCCCAAGGCCAAGACACTGGACCAGTGGCTGGAGCAGCACAAAGGGGACTTTGCTGGGCTCTGA